The following proteins are encoded in a genomic region of Prosthecobacter sp.:
- the glgA gene encoding glycogen synthase → MKTLFLTNEYPPHIYGGAGVHVEYLSRELAKLIEVDVRCFGDQNSSTENLQVKGFGLDTKNWDCPLNLKSVFGALQRCLDFNTAGIDASLVHLHTWYAHFGGVLAKLNYGVPMVLTVHSLEPLRPWKREQLGHGYDFTVWLENTALKMADAIIAVSEETRIDLLKHFDLDPHKIHVIHNGIDLDEYRRIEAPDVLKKHGVDPDKPYVLFVGRITRQKGIVHLVRAIQHLDPGFQVVLCAGAPDTIEIREEMEAAVAAASAKRPGIVWIQSMLPVPEKIAMYSHADVFCCPSIYEPFGIINLEAMACETAVVATAVGGIKEVVVEGETGFLVPIEQQTESPFEAVHPEKFARDLAAGINKLMADPSLRGRMAKAGRKRAVDHFSWSSIARKTLALYKTLAV, encoded by the coding sequence ATGAAAACCCTTTTCCTGACCAACGAATACCCGCCGCACATCTACGGCGGTGCCGGTGTGCATGTCGAATACCTCTCCCGCGAGCTGGCGAAGCTGATTGAAGTCGATGTGCGCTGCTTTGGTGATCAAAACAGCAGCACGGAAAACCTCCAGGTGAAGGGCTTCGGGCTCGACACGAAAAATTGGGACTGCCCGCTCAATTTGAAATCCGTCTTCGGCGCGTTGCAGCGCTGCCTCGATTTCAACACCGCTGGCATCGATGCCAGCCTCGTCCACCTGCACACCTGGTATGCGCACTTCGGTGGCGTCCTCGCCAAACTCAACTACGGCGTGCCCATGGTGCTCACCGTTCACTCGCTGGAGCCACTGCGTCCCTGGAAGCGTGAGCAGCTCGGCCACGGCTACGATTTCACCGTCTGGCTGGAGAACACCGCGCTCAAAATGGCCGATGCGATCATCGCCGTCTCCGAAGAAACACGCATTGACCTGCTCAAGCACTTCGATCTCGATCCGCACAAGATCCACGTCATCCACAACGGCATCGACCTCGATGAATACCGTCGCATCGAAGCCCCGGACGTTTTGAAGAAGCACGGGGTCGATCCTGACAAGCCCTACGTGCTCTTCGTCGGCCGCATCACGCGTCAAAAAGGCATCGTCCATCTCGTGCGGGCCATCCAGCACCTCGATCCCGGCTTTCAGGTCGTTCTATGCGCCGGTGCGCCCGACACCATCGAGATCAGGGAGGAGATGGAGGCCGCTGTGGCTGCCGCCAGTGCGAAACGTCCCGGCATCGTGTGGATTCAGTCCATGCTGCCTGTGCCGGAAAAGATCGCCATGTACTCGCATGCCGATGTCTTCTGCTGCCCGTCCATTTACGAACCCTTCGGCATCATCAATCTCGAAGCCATGGCCTGCGAGACCGCCGTCGTCGCCACCGCCGTCGGCGGCATCAAGGAGGTCGTCGTCGAGGGCGAAACCGGCTTCCTTGTTCCCATCGAGCAGCAGACCGAAAGCCCCTTCGAGGCCGTGCATCCCGAAAAATTCGCCCGCGATCTCGCTGCAGGCATCAACAAGCTCATGGCCGACCCCTCTTTGCGTGGGCGCATGGCCAAAGCCGGTCGCAAGCGTGCCGTGGATCACTTCAGTTGGAGTTCCATCGCACGCAAGACGCTGGCGCTCTATAAGACGCTGGCGGTGTAG